The proteins below are encoded in one region of Candidatus Hydrogenedentota bacterium:
- a CDS encoding restriction endonuclease: protein VDYFIAADCFPGVEVKGGICYFLWDKDNPGDCTVTSYSSTNYKSVMTRPLTEDNSDIFVRQNEGVAILKKVTRHKEDTFDSLVSSRKPFGFPTNYTGKTKSKLNSIQLFERGKISYISESDIERNLDWVNKIKIFITKAYNAGDNYPHQIINKPRLVGGNTACTETYLVIGPFESEHIAHNVMSYIETRFFRFFVFLRKISQDATSKVYSFVPMQDFREAWTDEKLYKKYRLTKKEIAFIESMIRPMDLESPDQ, encoded by the coding sequence GTTGATTATTTTATTGCCGCGGATTGTTTTCCCGGAGTTGAAGTGAAGGGGGGGATCTGCTATTTCCTATGGGATAAGGATAATCCGGGGGACTGTACCGTTACTTCATATAGCAGTACTAATTATAAAAGTGTTATGACGCGCCCCCTAACTGAAGACAATTCTGATATATTCGTTCGCCAAAACGAAGGTGTCGCAATTTTAAAAAAAGTAACCCGCCATAAGGAAGACACATTTGACTCACTCGTAAGTTCAAGAAAACCATTTGGCTTTCCGACGAATTACACGGGGAAAACGAAATCAAAATTGAATAGTATTCAACTTTTTGAACGTGGAAAAATCTCCTATATTTCAGAGTCTGATATTGAACGAAACCTTGATTGGGTAAACAAAATTAAAATTTTTATTACTAAAGCGTACAATGCCGGCGATAATTATCCACACCAAATTATAAATAAACCTAGATTGGTAGGGGGCAATACGGCGTGCACAGAAACGTACTTAGTTATAGGTCCTTTTGAATCAGAACACATTGCTCACAATGTAATGAGCTATATCGAGACTCGTTTTTTTAGGTTCTTCGTATTTTTGAGAAAGATATCGCAAGACGCAACAAGTAAAGTTTATTCCTTCGTTCCCATGCAAGATTTCCGCGAAGCTTGGACGGATGAAAAGTTATATAAAAAATACCGTCTCACT